The Alphaproteobacteria bacterium GM7ARS4 genome includes a region encoding these proteins:
- the carA gene encoding glutamine-hydrolyzing carbamoyl-phosphate synthase small subunit → MHAQQEITAALVLGDGFVCVGQGVGCEGMALGELCFNTSMTGYQEILTDPSYCGQIVLFTFPHIGNVGTNDEDNEAARPFVRGCVLATPITPPSNHRSIESLDGWLVRHGLIALCGVQTRVLVHRLRDKGCLNGGIVHRPQGLRADDIDDVRKALAHEPPMEGRRLDLDVTTREDYLWREGLFRGYGETTEQGKEAQHTRETKGERPLVVVIDYGVKRALLRHLYEGGVDVRVVPSSANAAAIMAYDPDGIVLSNGPGDPRATFECVSAVVRCLIESRLPVLGICLGHQLLCLGLGGRVMKMPFGHHGGNQPVRCETNGRIDITSQNHGFTVVEESLDSSLGVTHHSLFDGTVEGMSLDGRLMAVQYHPEASPGPLDSTHIIRDFCVKVRQSKGCA, encoded by the coding sequence ATGCATGCTCAGCAAGAGATAACGGCAGCCCTTGTGCTCGGGGACGGCTTTGTCTGTGTGGGACAGGGGGTTGGCTGTGAAGGCATGGCGTTGGGTGAGCTCTGTTTCAACACATCCATGACGGGTTACCAGGAAATTTTGACTGACCCTTCTTATTGCGGGCAGATCGTCCTGTTCACGTTTCCTCATATTGGCAATGTGGGGACAAATGACGAGGACAACGAAGCGGCGCGTCCTTTTGTGCGGGGGTGTGTTCTGGCGACGCCGATCACGCCACCATCGAATCATCGGAGCATCGAGTCATTGGATGGATGGCTTGTCCGTCATGGGCTTATAGCGCTTTGTGGCGTCCAGACTCGTGTGCTGGTGCATCGTTTGCGTGATAAGGGATGTCTCAATGGAGGCATTGTCCATCGTCCTCAAGGATTAAGGGCTGATGATATAGACGATGTCAGGAAAGCCTTGGCGCATGAGCCTCCTATGGAAGGCAGACGTCTTGACTTAGATGTCACGACGAGAGAAGATTATCTGTGGCGGGAAGGGCTCTTTCGTGGATACGGGGAAACGACAGAGCAAGGCAAGGAGGCACAGCATACAAGAGAGACCAAAGGCGAGCGTCCTCTTGTCGTTGTTATCGATTATGGCGTGAAGCGTGCGTTATTGCGTCATTTATACGAGGGCGGCGTCGATGTGCGCGTTGTTCCATCTTCTGCCAATGCTGCTGCCATCATGGCGTATGACCCTGATGGCATTGTTTTAAGCAATGGGCCTGGGGACCCACGTGCCACATTCGAGTGCGTGAGCGCTGTGGTGCGGTGTCTCATCGAGAGTCGACTTCCCGTGCTAGGCATTTGTTTAGGCCATCAATTGCTCTGTTTAGGGTTAGGCGGGCGTGTGATGAAGATGCCTTTTGGCCATCATGGCGGGAATCAGCCTGTGCGTTGCGAGACGAACGGGCGCATCGACATTACGAGCCAGAATCATGGCTTTACCGTCGTTGAGGAGTCCCTCGACTCGTCTTTGGGTGTCACGCACCATTCTTTATTTGATGGGACGGTGGAAGGGATGTCTCTTGATGGCCGACTCATGGCGGTGCAATATCACCCTGAGGCGAGCCCTGGTCCTTTGGATTCGACCCATATCATCCGCGATTTTTGTGTCAAGGTAAGGCAAAGCAAAGGGTGCGCCTAA
- the fumC gene encoding class II fumarate hydratase — MPKTQPTHRTEQDSLGPVAVAHNCYWGAQTQRSLENFAFPAHTERMPHDIIHALAIQKHAAALANMALGVLDTKLGNAIIAEAKKIQKGMMDDQFPLVIWQTGSGTQSNMNINEVIANSANEQLGQPLGSKSPVHPNDHCNCSQSSNDTFPTAMHIAAVLLCHKTLLPAIERLNDDLAKKTRAFKDIIKVGRTHTQDATPISLGQVFSGYHAMTQASAQRIRHALQALYALAQGGSAVGTGLNTPKGFAAQFARHVADITGHPFTATDNTYAHMAAHDDLVSFSASLETLAVSLMKIVNDIRFLASGPRSGLGELILPANEPGSSIMPGKVNPTQCESLSQICVQVMGNHSAVTIAGSQGHFELNVYKPVIIHNVLRSLSLLAHGITNFHRHCLTGVRPHKQRIQDLMEQSLMLVTALNPHIGYENAAKIAQKAHQDNSTLKQAAIALGLVNEQQFDAWVRPQDMIRPYEPS, encoded by the coding sequence ATGCCAAAGACACAGCCTACACACAGAACAGAACAGGATAGTCTCGGCCCTGTCGCCGTCGCCCATAACTGCTATTGGGGCGCGCAAACCCAAAGAAGTCTCGAAAACTTTGCCTTTCCAGCGCATACAGAGCGCATGCCACACGACATCATCCATGCTCTCGCCATACAAAAACACGCTGCCGCCCTCGCCAATATGGCCTTAGGCGTCCTCGATACCAAGCTCGGTAACGCCATCATTGCCGAAGCAAAAAAAATACAAAAAGGCATGATGGACGACCAGTTTCCCCTCGTCATATGGCAAACAGGCTCAGGCACCCAGAGCAATATGAATATCAACGAAGTCATCGCCAATAGCGCCAATGAACAATTGGGACAGCCGTTAGGCTCAAAATCCCCCGTCCACCCTAACGACCATTGTAATTGCTCGCAATCGTCCAATGATACATTCCCCACCGCCATGCATATCGCCGCTGTGCTCCTATGCCACAAGACACTCCTGCCAGCCATCGAACGCCTCAATGACGACCTCGCCAAAAAAACGCGCGCCTTCAAAGACATTATCAAGGTGGGACGCACCCATACACAAGACGCAACGCCTATCAGTCTGGGCCAAGTCTTTTCTGGCTATCACGCCATGACACAGGCAAGCGCGCAACGTATCCGCCATGCCCTCCAAGCCCTTTACGCCCTCGCCCAAGGGGGAAGCGCTGTCGGAACGGGACTCAATACACCTAAGGGATTCGCAGCGCAGTTCGCACGCCACGTAGCAGACATCACAGGCCACCCCTTCACAGCCACAGACAATACCTACGCCCACATGGCGGCTCATGACGACCTCGTCTCCTTCTCGGCAAGCCTCGAGACTCTCGCCGTAAGCCTCATGAAAATCGTCAATGATATACGCTTCCTCGCCTCAGGACCAAGAAGTGGCTTAGGCGAACTCATCCTCCCCGCCAACGAACCTGGTTCATCCATCATGCCCGGCAAAGTCAATCCCACACAATGCGAAAGCCTCAGCCAGATATGCGTCCAAGTCATGGGCAATCATAGCGCCGTGACAATCGCCGGCAGCCAAGGGCATTTCGAACTCAATGTCTACAAGCCCGTCATCATCCATAATGTCTTACGTTCCCTCTCCCTTCTCGCCCACGGCATCACGAATTTCCATCGCCATTGCCTCACTGGCGTGCGCCCTCACAAGCAACGTATCCAAGACCTCATGGAGCAATCGCTCATGCTCGTCACCGCCCTCAATCCCCACATCGGCTACGAGAACGCCGCCAAAATCGCTCAGAAAGCCCATCAAGACAACAGCACCCTGAAACAAGCAGCCATCGCCTTAGGGCTTGTCAATGAACAGCAATTTGACGCATGGGTGCGCCCTCAAGACATGATACGCCCCTATGAACCATCATAA
- the thyX gene encoding FAD-dependent thymidylate synthase: MTGMRAVSMRPHSVALDKMINNGTSYRVLDHGFVRVVDYMGNDKAIVQAARVSYGDGTKTSREDRALIRYLLRHRHTTPFEMCEVKLHVKMPIFVARQWIRHRTANVNEYSARYSLMKDEFYIPDKAWLEALVRQEKTEKMSCPDLFGGVPSGDAPPLAHMAAQSTDNKQGRGALLPKERARHAVEHIRKASKAAYNAYLTLLGKKKGKGEGYGVARELARAVLPVNIYTEWYWKSDVHNLLHFLALRCHAHAQYEIRAYAETIYNKIMRPWLPLTCEAFDDYRLGAVHLSAGQRDVVRRMVRGETPNYEDYGLSAREIAELKEHFSLP, encoded by the coding sequence ATGACGGGTATGAGGGCAGTTTCGATGCGTCCCCATTCGGTGGCGTTGGACAAGATGATTAATAACGGGACATCTTACAGGGTGTTGGACCATGGGTTTGTGCGTGTTGTTGACTATATGGGCAATGACAAGGCGATCGTGCAGGCGGCGCGTGTTTCGTATGGCGATGGCACGAAGACGAGTCGTGAGGACAGGGCGCTCATTCGTTATTTATTGCGCCATCGGCACACGACACCTTTTGAGATGTGCGAGGTGAAGTTGCATGTCAAGATGCCTATTTTTGTGGCGCGTCAGTGGATTCGTCATCGCACAGCGAATGTGAACGAGTATTCGGCGCGTTATTCGCTGATGAAGGACGAGTTTTATATTCCAGACAAGGCGTGGTTAGAAGCCCTTGTCCGTCAAGAGAAGACGGAGAAGATGTCTTGTCCCGACCTTTTTGGTGGTGTGCCTTCGGGTGATGCGCCTCCTTTGGCGCATATGGCGGCGCAATCTACCGACAATAAGCAAGGGCGTGGTGCTCTTCTACCAAAGGAGCGGGCGCGTCATGCTGTGGAGCATATCAGGAAGGCATCGAAAGCGGCTTATAACGCCTATCTTACTCTTTTAGGGAAGAAGAAGGGAAAGGGGGAAGGCTATGGCGTTGCTCGTGAATTGGCGCGCGCTGTTCTTCCCGTGAATATCTACACGGAGTGGTATTGGAAGAGCGATGTCCATAATTTGTTGCATTTTTTGGCGTTGCGCTGTCATGCCCATGCCCAATACGAGATACGCGCCTATGCCGAGACGATCTACAATAAGATCATGCGTCCGTGGCTTCCCTTGACATGCGAGGCATTTGACGATTATCGCTTAGGGGCTGTGCATTTATCGGCAGGACAGAGGGATGTTGTGCGGCGGATGGTGCGTGGCGAGACACCCAATTACGAGGATTATGGGTTGTCAGCGAGGGAGATAGCGGAGCTCAAAGAACATTTTTCCCTGCCATAG
- a CDS encoding multidrug efflux SMR transporter gives MPPLTDTSSYAYLMAAILFEVTGTLLLPLSDNFTKILPTISLTICYMAAFYCLTFAIKTIPIALVYATWSGLGIFLIALFSYVVYGQSLSWLAILGLFFIIMGVSLVTLFRS, from the coding sequence ATGCCTCCTCTCACTGACACATCGTCCTATGCCTACCTGATGGCGGCCATTCTCTTCGAGGTCACGGGAACGTTGCTCCTCCCCCTCTCCGACAATTTCACGAAAATTCTTCCCACCATATCCTTAACCATCTGTTATATGGCGGCCTTTTACTGCCTCACCTTCGCTATCAAAACCATCCCCATCGCCCTCGTCTATGCCACATGGAGTGGCTTAGGGATTTTCCTTATCGCCCTCTTCTCTTATGTTGTCTATGGACAGAGCCTGTCATGGCTTGCAATCTTGGGCCTGTTCTTTATTATCATGGGCGTCTCCCTCGTCACATTGTTCCGTTCATAA
- the guaA gene encoding glutamine-hydrolyzing GMP synthase yields MSRPIDTILIIDCGSQFTQLIARRVREQHVYSIIRPPTLPYDDFTAIAPKGVIISGSHFSVHDTHAPQIPAFVMEAGVPILGICYGQQWLCQHFGGVIKQSTAREFGRAQITVTKSSPLFQGVWSCHDKADVWMSHGDTILTLPSPIKSLAQSDAIPNAIFAWDERKIYGVQFHPEVVHTPQGSALLRQFVRGIAQCAPTWTEEHIVDALTHRIKEQVGHEKVLCALSGGVDSAVTAALLHRAIGNNLTCLFIDNGLLREGEGENIMALAQAHIPCETIQLNKQQTFLSKLKGVTDPEEKRRVIGHTFIECFTEATASLKTPIPFLAQGTLYPDVIESTQTAHAKPIKSHHNVGGLPDHMAMTLVEPLRSLFKDEVRLIGKTLGLPDAFLKRHPFPGPGLAVRIPGAITKKKLDILRHADRLYRDELKKAGLYDAIWQAFAVLLPVRSVGVMGDKRSYDYALSLRAITSQDGMTASVYPFDIDVLGTIATRIVNNVEGVNRVLYDITSKPPATIEWE; encoded by the coding sequence ATGTCTCGTCCCATTGACACTATCCTCATCATCGATTGTGGCTCTCAGTTCACCCAACTCATCGCCAGACGGGTGAGGGAACAGCATGTCTATAGTATCATACGCCCGCCTACACTTCCCTATGACGATTTCACCGCCATCGCCCCCAAAGGCGTCATTATCTCTGGGAGTCATTTTTCCGTCCATGACACCCATGCGCCTCAGATTCCCGCCTTCGTCATGGAGGCTGGCGTGCCTATCCTCGGTATCTGCTACGGACAGCAATGGCTCTGTCAGCATTTCGGAGGCGTCATAAAACAAAGCACAGCGCGCGAATTTGGGCGCGCACAAATCACGGTCACCAAATCCTCCCCTCTCTTCCAAGGCGTATGGTCTTGCCATGACAAAGCCGATGTCTGGATGTCCCATGGCGATACAATCCTTACACTCCCCTCCCCCATCAAGAGCCTCGCACAGAGCGACGCCATCCCTAATGCCATCTTCGCATGGGACGAACGGAAAATCTATGGTGTGCAATTCCATCCCGAAGTCGTCCATACACCGCAAGGAAGCGCCCTGTTGCGCCAATTCGTTCGCGGTATCGCACAATGCGCACCCACATGGACAGAAGAGCATATCGTCGATGCCCTCACCCATCGAATCAAAGAACAAGTCGGCCATGAAAAAGTGCTCTGCGCCCTCTCTGGGGGTGTCGACTCTGCCGTGACAGCAGCCCTCCTCCACAGAGCCATCGGCAATAACCTCACATGCCTCTTCATCGATAATGGACTGCTCAGAGAAGGCGAAGGTGAAAACATCATGGCTCTCGCTCAAGCCCACATCCCATGTGAGACCATACAGCTCAACAAACAACAGACATTTCTCAGCAAACTGAAAGGCGTCACCGACCCCGAAGAAAAAAGACGTGTCATTGGCCACACATTCATTGAATGCTTCACGGAAGCCACCGCCAGCCTCAAAACACCCATCCCCTTTCTCGCCCAAGGAACACTCTATCCCGACGTCATCGAATCGACACAGACAGCACACGCCAAACCCATTAAATCACACCATAATGTGGGAGGCTTGCCCGACCATATGGCCATGACATTGGTAGAACCCTTACGTTCCTTGTTTAAGGATGAAGTGCGCCTCATAGGAAAGACACTGGGCTTGCCAGACGCCTTCCTCAAACGCCACCCTTTCCCCGGCCCCGGACTCGCTGTTCGTATACCCGGCGCCATTACCAAAAAGAAACTCGATATCTTGCGCCATGCCGACCGCCTTTATAGAGATGAACTGAAAAAAGCGGGACTCTATGACGCCATATGGCAAGCCTTCGCCGTCCTCCTGCCTGTGCGCTCCGTTGGCGTCATGGGCGATAAACGCTCCTATGACTATGCCCTCAGTTTACGCGCCATCACCAGCCAAGACGGCATGACAGCATCCGTCTACCCCTTCGACATAGACGTCTTAGGAACAATCGCCACCCGTATCGTCAATAACGTCGAGGGCGTCAATCGAGTCCTCTACGATATAACCTCAAAACCCCCCGCCACCATCGAGTGGGAATAG